One genomic window of Acidobacteriota bacterium includes the following:
- a CDS encoding sigma-54 dependent transcriptional regulator: MARNSILLVDDEAGIRKSLGAVLREEGFKVTTARTGEECLRLLEKKTFELILLDIWLPGINGLETLETIRKRKVDAAVVMISGHGTIETAVKATRLGAFDFIEKPLSIERTLLVVQNGLENKRLQEENRTLKSRLGQHYKIIGQSIPMKALRQQLAIAAPTDGRVLIYGESGTGKELVAHALHHQSLRKTAPFVEVNCAAIPDELIESELFGHVKGAFTGATATKVGKLEKADGGTLFLDEVGDMTLKTQSKVLRALETQRFEPVGSHSTVTVDVRVIAATNKNLDQEMQRGNFREDLFYRLNVIPFYVPPLRDRTEDIPVLAKFFIGDFSRHYGQPSKELSSEAVDLLTAHSWPGNVRELKNLAERLVIMTPAHRIEARHLPAGVLKPNGAREDAVEARSLSEARMAFDRDYILRKLEENRGNISRTAEALGIERSHLHRKLKSLKINVSRG; this comes from the coding sequence GTGGCCAGAAACTCCATACTGCTGGTGGACGACGAGGCCGGGATTCGGAAGTCCCTGGGCGCCGTGCTGAGGGAGGAGGGCTTCAAGGTGACCACGGCCCGTACCGGGGAGGAGTGCCTGCGCCTCCTGGAAAAGAAGACCTTCGAGCTGATCCTGTTGGACATCTGGCTGCCCGGTATCAATGGACTGGAGACACTGGAGACCATAAGGAAGAGGAAGGTGGATGCAGCCGTGGTGATGATCTCCGGCCACGGCACCATTGAAACCGCGGTCAAGGCGACCCGGCTGGGGGCTTTCGACTTCATCGAAAAACCCCTTTCCATCGAGAGGACGCTGCTGGTGGTTCAGAACGGCCTGGAGAACAAGCGCTTGCAGGAGGAAAACAGAACGCTCAAATCCCGGCTGGGTCAACACTACAAGATCATCGGTCAAAGCATCCCCATGAAGGCCCTGCGACAGCAACTGGCCATCGCGGCGCCCACCGACGGCCGGGTGTTGATCTACGGGGAGAGCGGCACCGGAAAGGAACTGGTGGCTCATGCCCTTCACCACCAGAGCCTGCGAAAAACGGCGCCATTCGTGGAGGTGAACTGCGCCGCCATCCCTGACGAGTTAATCGAGAGCGAGCTGTTCGGCCATGTCAAGGGGGCCTTCACGGGGGCCACCGCCACCAAGGTGGGAAAGCTGGAAAAGGCCGACGGGGGAACGCTGTTTCTGGATGAGGTCGGAGACATGACCCTGAAGACCCAATCCAAGGTGCTCCGGGCGCTGGAAACCCAGCGCTTCGAACCCGTGGGCTCCCATTCGACGGTGACGGTGGATGTTCGCGTCATCGCGGCTACCAACAAGAATCTCGACCAGGAAATGCAACGGGGCAACTTTCGCGAGGACCTTTTTTACCGACTCAACGTCATCCCCTTCTACGTGCCGCCCCTGCGCGATCGCACCGAGGACATTCCGGTGCTGGCAAAATTCTTCATCGGAGACTTCTCCCGCCATTACGGGCAGCCGTCCAAGGAACTGAGCTCGGAGGCCGTGGATCTGTTGACGGCCCATTCCTGGCCCGGCAACGTTCGAGAGCTGAAGAACCTGGCCGAGCGGCTGGTGATCATGACGCCCGCACACAGGATTGAAGCTCGGCACCTCCCGGCCGGGGTGCTCAAGCCCAACGGCGCCCGGGAAGACGCGGTTGAGGCCAGGAGCTTGTCGGAGGCCCGCATGGCCTTCGATCGAGACTACATCCTCAGGAAACTGGAGGAAAACCGAGGGAACATCTCGCGCACGGCCGAAGCACTCGGCATCGAGCGCAGCCACCTTCACCGCAAGCTCAAGTCCCTGAAGATCAATGTCAGCCGGGGCTAG
- a CDS encoding DUF6178 family protein, protein MNLENSKSKQTLSDFLSGSLRIGSRTDLDAFLAEPGAAERVRSAPYQDLFLAIKAVGLADSQELLLLATSRQRRGFIDLDCWRKDSFHVASFMEWMAAYMQCGPEEAASAARAVDANLLALFLRNNIRIHFLETDEPYPELPMILTPDQRFGIEVTGQAGGATMARLLLDVIFRMDASLGYDLIDRVRWDNRVSMEEEAYQSKRLRLEEIGFVDYYEALSIYGEVGTNAAPQLQRALQEEDAAHRVSSTLPALLVASLSPGEHLWRALGAIRDTRQAELISQQLAALANRILSVHSVTTGDLEKVKPALEEMRDTLNLGLERLTQGRATLAASALKQQDMLGLFRTGFSLLADLRTQADRVIHRGRLRLQGAQQTLLESPQAELLDGLRRHRPLFFEGVQDSRRAGYRNFRGLADVESARRSLNEIEALGQSFWSLMVGPAPELTPERLRQVNRDPDELRFGTLFVTAVLNQFLGKPFRPEPIGVHQLQGVLRDLGPPGTDPRQLADGLRAVARARLDSPGVESEMLEVLNPFVESWCRAGAEELAPLRGESEIIPEWVTTVLLNLTRES, encoded by the coding sequence ATGAATCTGGAGAATTCAAAGTCCAAGCAAACCCTCTCCGATTTCCTTTCCGGATCGCTCCGGATCGGCAGTCGGACCGATCTGGATGCGTTTTTGGCCGAGCCCGGTGCGGCCGAGAGAGTTCGCAGCGCCCCCTACCAGGATCTGTTCCTGGCCATCAAGGCGGTCGGTCTGGCTGACAGCCAGGAGTTGCTCCTGCTGGCGACCTCCAGGCAGCGCCGTGGCTTCATCGACCTGGACTGCTGGCGCAAGGACAGCTTTCATGTGGCCAGCTTCATGGAATGGATGGCCGCCTACATGCAATGCGGACCCGAAGAGGCGGCATCTGCCGCCAGGGCAGTGGATGCCAACCTGCTGGCGCTGTTCCTGAGGAACAACATTCGCATTCACTTTCTGGAAACAGACGAGCCTTACCCGGAGCTGCCGATGATCCTGACGCCCGACCAGCGGTTCGGCATCGAGGTCACCGGCCAAGCCGGGGGGGCGACCATGGCCCGCCTCCTGCTGGACGTCATCTTTCGAATGGATGCCTCCCTCGGGTACGACCTGATCGATCGGGTGCGTTGGGACAACCGGGTCTCCATGGAGGAGGAAGCCTACCAGAGCAAGCGGCTCCGCCTGGAAGAGATCGGCTTCGTCGATTACTACGAGGCCCTGAGCATCTACGGAGAGGTTGGCACGAACGCGGCTCCGCAGCTCCAAAGGGCTTTGCAAGAGGAGGATGCAGCCCATCGGGTTTCGTCGACTCTACCGGCCCTGCTGGTGGCCTCGCTGTCGCCGGGAGAACATCTCTGGAGAGCCCTTGGAGCCATACGGGACACTCGCCAGGCCGAGCTGATCAGCCAGCAACTGGCCGCACTGGCCAATCGGATTCTCTCGGTTCACTCGGTGACCACCGGAGACCTCGAGAAGGTAAAGCCGGCCCTGGAAGAAATGAGGGACACGCTGAACCTGGGGCTTGAGCGATTGACTCAAGGGCGCGCCACCCTGGCGGCGTCAGCTCTGAAGCAGCAGGACATGCTGGGACTGTTCCGGACGGGGTTCAGCCTGCTGGCGGACCTGCGCACCCAAGCCGACAGGGTCATACATCGGGGGAGGCTCCGACTGCAAGGAGCCCAGCAGACCTTGTTGGAATCGCCGCAGGCCGAACTGCTGGACGGGTTGCGGCGCCACCGGCCTCTCTTCTTCGAAGGGGTGCAGGACTCGCGACGGGCCGGTTACCGAAACTTCCGCGGTCTGGCCGATGTCGAATCGGCTAGACGGAGCCTGAACGAGATCGAGGCTCTGGGACAATCCTTCTGGAGCCTCATGGTCGGTCCCGCCCCCGAGCTCACGCCCGAGCGTCTCCGGCAGGTGAACCGGGATCCGGATGAGTTGCGCTTCGGAACTCTCTTTGTCACCGCAGTCCTCAATCAGTTCCTGGGGAAACCCTTCAGGCCCGAGCCCATCGGCGTCCACCAGCTCCAGGGTGTACTGAGGGATCTGGGACCGCCCGGGACAGATCCCCGACAGCTGGCCGATGGACTGAGGGCCGTGGCCCGGGCGCGGCTGGACTCTCCCGGCGTCGAATCGGAAATGCTGGAGGTCCTGAACCCTTTTGTCGAGTCCTGGTGCCGGGCCGGCGCTGAAGAGTTGGCCCCGCTTCGGGGAGAATCGGAGATCATCCCGGAGTGGGTCACCACCGTACTGCTGAATCTGACCCGGGAAAGTTGA